A single Mixta calida DNA region contains:
- the copA gene encoding copper-exporting P-type ATPase CopA — MSHTTLLTLDGLSCGHCVKRVKDALEQRDDVQQAEVTLNEARVTGDASAEALIATVEQAGYQASSQDSSRPKAEPLTVSEPTPEALTADNSTLPAETQPAKNILQPAENRPAGNAPLPEESRPAENASLPAQADTAAENYQLLIEGMSCASCVSRVEKALAQVDGVHQARVNLAERSALVIGSPQPEALVSAVVNAGYGAEVIGDESERREKQQLSARQAMRRFSWQSALALALGVPLMVYGLFGDNMMLTASNRSGWLVIGVLTLLVMVVAGGHFYRSAWRSLRNGSATMDTLVALGTLTAWLYSISVNLWPDFFPAAARHLYYEASAMIIGLINLGHALEQRARQRSSKALERLLDLTPATARVITESGEKTVPLSDVQLGMILRLTAGDRVPVDGVISEGEAWMEESMLTGEALPQHKSQGESIHAGTLVQDGAILLRASAIGKNTTLSRIIQLVRQAQSSKPAIGQLADRISAVFVPAVVLIALFSAAVWYFFGPQPSLVYMLVIATTVLIIACPCALGLATPMSIIAGVGRAAEFGVLVRDADALQRASELDTLVFDKTGTLTQGAPQVTQIVAFEGFSETQVLRWAAALEQGSNHPLAKAIRDRAGEGALPEGAQFRTLRGMGLSATLEGKPMLLGNAALLAQQQVSAERAAALADELAAKGATPVFLAVEGKLAGLLAIRDPLRDESMRALQRLHGLGYRLIMLTGDNEVTARAIAQEAGLDEVIAGVLPDGKADAIRRLQQAGHKVAMIGDGINDAPALAQADVGIAMGGGSDVAIETAAITLMRHDLHSVVDALAIAKATLRNMKQNLLGAFIYNSLGIPIAAGVLWPLTGTLLSPVIAGAAMALSSITVVSNANRLLRYQPPTE; from the coding sequence ATGTCACATACCACTCTGTTAACGCTGGACGGCCTTTCCTGCGGCCACTGCGTTAAACGCGTTAAAGATGCGCTGGAACAGCGCGACGATGTGCAACAGGCCGAGGTGACGCTGAACGAAGCGCGCGTAACCGGCGACGCATCCGCAGAAGCGCTGATCGCCACCGTTGAACAGGCGGGATATCAGGCCAGCAGCCAGGACAGCTCGCGCCCAAAGGCTGAACCGCTGACAGTATCAGAACCGACGCCGGAAGCGCTGACAGCGGACAACTCCACGCTTCCGGCAGAGACTCAGCCAGCGAAGAACATCCTGCAACCGGCAGAAAACCGTCCAGCGGGGAACGCCCCGCTTCCGGAGGAAAGCAGGCCAGCAGAGAACGCTTCGCTTCCGGCGCAGGCCGATACGGCGGCGGAAAACTACCAGCTGCTGATTGAAGGAATGAGCTGCGCCAGCTGCGTCAGCCGGGTGGAAAAGGCGCTGGCGCAGGTCGACGGCGTGCATCAGGCGCGCGTCAACCTTGCCGAACGCAGCGCGCTGGTTATCGGCTCGCCGCAGCCGGAAGCGCTGGTATCCGCCGTGGTGAACGCTGGCTATGGCGCGGAGGTGATCGGCGACGAAAGCGAACGGCGCGAGAAACAACAGTTAAGCGCGCGCCAGGCGATGCGCCGCTTCAGCTGGCAGTCGGCGCTGGCGCTGGCGTTAGGCGTGCCGCTGATGGTTTACGGCCTGTTCGGTGACAATATGATGCTGACCGCCAGCAACCGCAGCGGCTGGCTGGTGATTGGCGTTCTGACGCTGCTGGTGATGGTGGTCGCCGGCGGTCATTTTTATCGCAGCGCATGGCGCAGCCTGCGCAATGGCTCAGCCACAATGGATACGCTGGTGGCGCTCGGCACGCTCACCGCCTGGCTCTATTCCATCAGCGTCAATCTGTGGCCCGACTTTTTTCCAGCCGCCGCGCGCCATCTCTATTATGAAGCCAGCGCCATGATCATCGGCCTGATAAACCTTGGTCATGCGCTGGAGCAGCGCGCGCGCCAGCGATCGTCGAAAGCGCTGGAGCGCCTGCTGGACTTAACCCCGGCGACGGCGCGCGTGATAACGGAGAGCGGCGAGAAAACCGTGCCGTTAAGCGACGTGCAGCTGGGCATGATCCTGCGTCTGACGGCGGGCGATCGCGTGCCGGTTGACGGCGTGATTAGCGAAGGCGAAGCCTGGATGGAAGAGTCGATGCTGACCGGCGAAGCGCTGCCGCAGCATAAGTCGCAGGGCGAGTCGATTCATGCCGGTACGCTGGTGCAGGATGGCGCGATTCTGCTTCGCGCCAGCGCGATTGGAAAAAATACCACGCTGTCGCGCATTATTCAGCTGGTGCGCCAGGCGCAAAGCAGCAAGCCTGCTATCGGGCAGCTGGCTGACCGCATCTCGGCGGTGTTCGTTCCGGCCGTGGTGCTGATCGCCCTGTTCAGCGCCGCCGTCTGGTATTTCTTCGGACCGCAGCCGTCGCTGGTCTATATGCTGGTGATCGCCACCACTGTATTAATTATAGCCTGTCCCTGCGCGCTGGGCCTCGCCACGCCGATGTCGATCATCGCTGGCGTTGGACGCGCTGCGGAGTTTGGCGTGCTGGTGCGCGACGCCGACGCCCTGCAACGCGCCAGCGAGCTGGATACGCTGGTATTTGATAAAACCGGCACCCTTACTCAGGGGGCGCCGCAGGTGACGCAGATCGTCGCCTTTGAGGGTTTCAGCGAAACGCAGGTGCTGCGATGGGCAGCGGCGCTGGAACAGGGCTCGAATCATCCGCTGGCAAAAGCGATACGCGACCGCGCCGGTGAAGGCGCGCTGCCGGAAGGCGCGCAGTTCCGCACCCTGCGCGGCATGGGCCTTAGCGCGACGCTGGAAGGTAAACCGATGCTGCTGGGCAATGCGGCGCTGCTGGCGCAGCAGCAGGTTAGCGCCGAGCGCGCCGCCGCGCTGGCCGATGAGCTGGCGGCAAAAGGCGCTACGCCGGTATTTCTTGCCGTTGAGGGCAAGCTGGCGGGCCTGCTGGCGATCCGCGATCCGCTGCGCGATGAAAGCATGCGCGCGCTGCAACGCCTGCACGGGCTGGGCTACCGGCTGATTATGCTGACTGGCGATAATGAGGTGACCGCGAGAGCCATTGCGCAGGAGGCCGGGCTGGATGAGGTGATCGCCGGCGTACTGCCGGACGGCAAGGCAGACGCCATTCGTCGCCTGCAGCAGGCGGGCCATAAGGTTGCGATGATCGGCGACGGCATCAATGACGCGCCGGCGCTGGCCCAGGCCGATGTCGGCATCGCCATGGGCGGCGGCAGCGATGTGGCGATTGAGACCGCAGCCATTACCCTGATGCGTCACGATCTGCACAGCGTAGTCGATGCGCTGGCGATTGCGAAAGCGACGCTGCGTAATATGAAGCAGAACCTGCTGGGCGCGTTTATTTATAACTCGCTGGGAATACCGATTGCCGCTGGCGTGCTGTGGCCGTTGACCGGCACACTGCTAAGCCCGGTGATTGCCGGCGCCGCCATGGCGCTTTCTTCGATTACCGTGGTCAGCAACGCCAACCGGCTGCTGCGCTATCAACCCCCGACTGAATAA
- the cueR gene encoding Cu(I)-responsive transcriptional regulator produces MNISDVAKKTGLTSKAIRFYEEKGLVTPPLRSENGYRSYTTRHLEELTLLRQARQVGFNLDECRELVHLFNDPARHSADVKARTLQKVKEIEAHIFELNLMRERLLALAESCPGDERADCPIINNLAGCCHRADS; encoded by the coding sequence ATGAATATTAGCGATGTAGCGAAAAAAACCGGTTTAACCAGTAAAGCGATCCGCTTCTATGAAGAGAAAGGGTTGGTGACGCCGCCGCTGCGCAGCGAGAATGGTTATCGCAGCTACACGACGCGCCACCTGGAGGAGTTAACGCTGCTGCGCCAGGCGCGTCAGGTCGGTTTTAACCTTGATGAGTGTCGGGAGCTGGTGCACCTGTTCAACGATCCGGCGCGCCACAGCGCGGATGTAAAAGCGCGCACGCTGCAAAAGGTAAAAGAGATCGAGGCGCATATATTTGAACTGAACCTGATGCGTGAACGGCTGTTGGCGCTGGCGGAAAGCTGCCCCGGCGATGAGCGCGCGGACTGCCCGATCATTAATAACCTTGCGGGCTGCTGCCATCGCGCGGACAGCTAA
- a CDS encoding NfeD family protein: MLAAIVNHPHWFWLTLGGLLLIAEMLGSNGYLLWSGIAALTVGLIRWLLPFTWETQGVLFALLTLIAAFLWYRWLAYRQQRQPDMHLNQRARQMTGMSLTLTEGLVNGLGHVRIGDGSWRVQADHDLPAGTRVVVTGVEGVTLRIAPLETTR; this comes from the coding sequence ATGCTGGCCGCCATCGTCAATCATCCGCACTGGTTCTGGCTGACGCTGGGCGGACTGCTGCTGATTGCCGAAATGCTGGGCTCCAACGGCTACCTGCTGTGGAGCGGCATCGCCGCGCTAACGGTAGGTCTGATTCGCTGGCTGCTGCCCTTCACCTGGGAGACGCAGGGCGTACTGTTCGCCCTGCTGACGCTGATCGCCGCGTTTCTCTGGTATCGCTGGCTGGCATACCGACAGCAGCGGCAGCCTGATATGCATCTCAATCAGCGCGCGCGGCAGATGACGGGCATGTCGCTGACGCTGACGGAAGGGCTGGTGAACGGACTGGGGCATGTTCGTATCGGCGACGGCAGCTGGCGCGTGCAGGCCGATCACGATCTGCCTGCCGGCACGCGGGTCGTGGTCACCGGCGTGGAAGGCGTTACCCTGCGGATTGCGCCGCTGGAAACGACGCGTTAG